From Sporosarcina sp. 6E9, a single genomic window includes:
- a CDS encoding carbohydrate ABC transporter permease has product MRNRDLSYWLFLAPVILSLGIVVIVPFFYGFIYSFTNWNGLVATEYLGFKNYITLFKDAEFRASIWFTTKFAVASVILLNFLGLGLALLVTRNIKTNNFLRTVFFMPNLIGGLILGFIWQFIFISVFGNLSELLGIEALSGWLSTTETGFWGLVILTSWQMAGYIMIIYIAYLENIPKDLLEAAEIDGASGFQRFRNITFPLVAPAFTISMFLTLSNSFQIYDQNLSLTNGGPYNSTQMVAMSIVKTAFIENKMALAQSQAVIFFIIVGAVAISQVYYNKKREVDM; this is encoded by the coding sequence ATGCGGAATCGTGATTTGTCATATTGGTTGTTTTTAGCACCAGTCATTCTAAGTTTAGGGATTGTTGTAATTGTTCCGTTCTTTTATGGTTTTATTTATTCATTTACGAATTGGAATGGCTTGGTGGCAACTGAGTACCTTGGTTTTAAGAACTATATCACATTATTTAAAGATGCCGAGTTCAGAGCATCCATCTGGTTTACGACTAAATTTGCGGTTGCTTCAGTTATCCTTTTAAACTTTTTGGGCCTAGGTCTCGCTTTGCTTGTAACTCGAAATATTAAAACGAACAACTTTTTACGAACGGTTTTCTTCATGCCAAACTTAATCGGTGGACTTATTTTAGGATTCATTTGGCAGTTTATTTTTATTAGTGTCTTTGGAAATCTAAGTGAATTACTTGGAATTGAAGCATTATCTGGATGGCTTTCTACTACAGAAACTGGTTTTTGGGGACTCGTCATATTAACATCTTGGCAAATGGCTGGATACATAATGATTATCTATATTGCATACTTGGAGAACATACCTAAAGATTTACTTGAAGCAGCAGAAATCGATGGTGCATCTGGCTTTCAACGCTTTCGTAACATCACCTTTCCGCTAGTGGCGCCTGCATTTACAATTAGTATGTTCTTAACATTATCCAACTCATTCCAAATTTATGATCAAAACTTATCCTTAACTAATGGTGGACCATATAATTCGACGCAGATGGTCGCAATGAGCATTGTTAAAACAGCATTTATTGAGAATAAAATGGCTCTTGCTCAATCGCAAGCAGTAATTTTCTTCATAATCGTTGGTGCAGTAGCGATATCACAAGTCTATTATAATAAAAAACGGGAGGTTGACATGTAA
- a CDS encoding DUF2726 domain-containing protein, whose product MGDWLILLMRGVSKVQFQGNVIFIVKDQFGCIHFNKKKSQAPANLEQFKAYIESLEQELGERLIKSYIIDTENDQGKYIWGSNVWRTDLNDKVSPNHQKYITYLEEYRKEITFIGPYKSMRRNGLHLCCYGHEWRTQPIKVKRGETCPKCEHKIKESNGVKQITKLLVKHKIEFIKEVNLTTFGHDQDLRLDFLICQNNHPLFAIEYNGIQHYKPIRNAYFGGYKGHRKRIQRDRIKRNYCWNIGLPIIDIPYTETEEQIEETIFHFLNLFELA is encoded by the coding sequence ATGGGTGATTGGCTGATACTTTTAATGAGAGGAGTGTCTAAAGTCCAATTTCAGGGGAATGTTATTTTTATTGTAAAAGATCAATTTGGTTGCATTCACTTCAATAAAAAGAAATCTCAAGCGCCAGCAAATCTAGAGCAATTCAAAGCCTATATCGAGTCTCTTGAGCAGGAGTTAGGTGAAAGGTTAATAAAATCGTATATTATTGATACTGAAAATGACCAAGGAAAATACATTTGGGGATCCAATGTTTGGAGAACGGATTTAAATGACAAAGTTTCTCCAAATCATCAAAAATACATCACATACTTAGAAGAATATCGAAAAGAGATTACATTTATTGGACCATATAAATCGATGCGAAGAAATGGTTTGCACTTATGCTGTTATGGTCATGAATGGCGTACTCAGCCTATTAAGGTGAAAAGAGGTGAAACATGCCCAAAGTGTGAACATAAAATTAAAGAATCTAACGGAGTAAAACAAATTACAAAGTTACTGGTGAAACATAAAATTGAGTTCATTAAAGAAGTAAATTTAACAACTTTTGGTCATGATCAGGACCTACGTTTAGATTTTCTAATTTGTCAAAATAACCACCCCTTATTTGCAATAGAATATAATGGCATCCAACACTATAAGCCGATTAGGAATGCTTATTTTGGTGGCTATAAGGGACACCGAAAGCGTATACAACGAGATAGAATTAAACGTAATTATTGTTGGAATATAGGTTTACCTATAATAGATATACCTTACACAGAAACAGAAGAGCAAATTGAAGAAACGATTTTCCACTTTTTGAATTTGTTTGAACTGGCCTAA
- a CDS encoding ester cyclase codes for MTEEKNVATKEMPKEKNTNLPQRTVSRPKQSNFIFYADADDVNMIDSKDDYDYINIKKDEQRKQSMKGFNPEYNNIVDYIVKITRQIWKEKDIGLIYDTYSTGVTVHKGLVNTHGVNEVISGTLQTLHAFPDRKGLGWSVIWSGDDKNGFFTSHRGRSVATNTGDSLYGPATGKKVIFRTSADCLILNNKIYEEWLVMDTYHLIQQLGLDPVEFAKKVAKSTLKLAPSIQFGFSETAETGLPPEIFIPSSDDFEIGEFMQLVFNRIWARRSFNFVKEYYEENAVVHYVCNKDVIGIREIQGMFTSLFASVPNGKVILERVTCNKRGSERDWDVAVRWRIQGMHEGTGYFGAASGKPIDIAGISHYKIRNEKILEEWLLFDGIEVLRQIHLPNEEELNSTEDNYLRDMIDDANFTGIS; via the coding sequence ATGACTGAAGAAAAAAATGTAGCTACAAAAGAAATGCCTAAAGAAAAAAACACAAATTTACCTCAGAGGACCGTATCACGACCTAAGCAATCAAATTTTATTTTTTATGCAGATGCTGATGACGTAAATATGATTGATTCAAAAGATGATTACGATTATATCAATATTAAAAAAGATGAACAACGGAAACAAAGTATGAAAGGTTTTAATCCGGAGTATAACAACATCGTAGATTACATCGTAAAGATTACACGACAAATTTGGAAAGAAAAAGATATTGGCTTGATCTATGATACGTATAGTACAGGTGTCACCGTTCATAAAGGCTTAGTGAATACGCATGGAGTAAATGAAGTTATTTCAGGAACATTACAAACTTTGCATGCTTTCCCGGATAGAAAAGGCTTGGGATGGAGTGTAATCTGGTCTGGCGATGACAAAAATGGATTTTTCACTTCCCATAGAGGCCGTTCGGTTGCTACAAATACAGGCGACAGTTTATATGGACCGGCGACCGGAAAAAAGGTGATTTTTAGAACAAGCGCAGACTGTTTAATTTTGAATAATAAAATTTATGAAGAATGGCTCGTGATGGATACGTATCATCTTATTCAGCAATTGGGTTTAGATCCGGTTGAATTTGCTAAAAAAGTAGCTAAAAGCACATTGAAACTTGCACCGTCAATTCAATTTGGATTTTCAGAAACTGCTGAAACTGGACTACCTCCAGAGATTTTTATTCCGTCTTCTGATGACTTTGAAATCGGAGAGTTTATGCAACTAGTATTTAATCGTATATGGGCACGTCGTTCCTTTAATTTTGTGAAAGAATATTATGAAGAGAACGCAGTCGTACATTATGTCTGTAATAAAGATGTCATTGGAATAAGAGAGATTCAAGGTATGTTTACTAGTTTATTCGCTTCCGTTCCAAATGGGAAAGTGATTCTTGAACGTGTCACTTGTAACAAACGTGGTTCCGAAAGAGATTGGGACGTTGCGGTTCGCTGGAGAATTCAAGGTATGCATGAGGGAACAGGATACTTTGGAGCAGCTAGCGGAAAGCCTATAGATATCGCTGGTATTAGTCACTATAAAATTCGAAATGAAAAAATATTAGAAGAATGGTTATTATTTGATGGAATCGAGGTTTTACGCCAAATTCATTTGCCGAATGAAGAAGAATTAAACTCAACAGAGGATAATTATTTAAGAGATATGATTGACGATGCAAACTTTACTGGTATTTCCTAA
- a CDS encoding ABC transporter substrate-binding protein, with amino-acid sequence MRSKKNFFRFVSVLLVSVVALMGCSSSDGEGKSNASKDQVVVDIFQFKVEIKNQLEDLAKVYEKENPDVKINVKTVGGGHDYGSSLKTTFSSGEAPAIFNIGGPSAVEEYQDYLADVSDTEAAKVALEGTLNTVQDGDEVLGLPINQEGYGLIYNKRIFEEAGINPDEIVTYADLESAVESLDKQKEKLGIDAVFALAATEKWVIGNHLANVFFAPEFNNDALEAYNAKTIAFDKSDELKRHLDLENKYSVQPVLSLDYSQQVEQLFSLEKVALIQQGNWIYNSVYDMDPKLAEEGIGIIPIPVEGFEGKIPAGVPSYWAVNSQNDEKVIQASKDFLDWMYTSEIGKTAVLEDLKFVPAYEGYDNSKIADPLSQTIYEYASEGNTIAGWVFLGSPTGWSAEVLGTNMQKYLSGDVTWEKMITEVREKWEVERK; translated from the coding sequence ATGAGAAGCAAGAAGAATTTTTTTAGATTCGTTTCAGTATTGTTAGTTTCGGTTGTTGCGTTGATGGGGTGTTCCTCATCAGATGGTGAAGGGAAAAGTAATGCTTCCAAGGATCAAGTAGTAGTCGATATCTTCCAGTTTAAAGTAGAAATTAAAAATCAACTTGAAGACTTGGCTAAAGTATATGAAAAAGAAAATCCTGATGTAAAGATTAATGTTAAAACTGTCGGTGGCGGACATGATTATGGTTCCTCATTAAAAACAACATTCTCCTCAGGTGAAGCACCTGCAATCTTTAACATTGGCGGACCTTCCGCTGTGGAAGAATATCAAGATTATTTAGCTGATGTATCTGATACGGAAGCAGCTAAAGTTGCCCTAGAGGGAACTTTAAATACTGTTCAAGATGGTGATGAAGTATTGGGATTACCCATCAACCAAGAAGGTTATGGTTTGATATACAATAAGCGAATTTTTGAAGAAGCAGGTATTAATCCAGACGAAATTGTAACTTATGCAGATTTGGAAAGTGCAGTTGAATCGTTGGACAAGCAAAAAGAAAAACTAGGTATTGACGCTGTATTTGCGCTTGCAGCTACAGAAAAGTGGGTTATTGGTAACCATTTGGCAAACGTTTTCTTTGCACCAGAATTTAATAATGACGCTTTAGAAGCTTATAATGCGAAGACAATCGCTTTTGACAAAAGCGACGAATTGAAGAGGCATCTTGACTTGGAAAACAAATACTCCGTTCAACCAGTGTTAAGCCTAGATTATTCTCAGCAAGTTGAACAATTATTTTCTTTGGAAAAAGTTGCGCTTATTCAGCAGGGGAACTGGATATATAACTCTGTTTATGATATGGATCCAAAGTTAGCTGAAGAGGGCATTGGTATCATACCAATTCCAGTAGAAGGTTTTGAAGGAAAAATTCCAGCTGGTGTACCATCGTATTGGGCTGTAAATAGTCAAAATGATGAAAAGGTCATTCAAGCGAGTAAAGATTTTCTAGATTGGATGTATACATCCGAGATTGGTAAAACAGCGGTGCTAGAGGATTTAAAGTTTGTCCCAGCATATGAGGGGTATGACAATTCCAAAATAGCCGATCCGCTATCGCAAACCATTTATGAATATGCTTCTGAGGGGAATACAATAGCTGGATGGGTATTTCTAGGTTCGCCTACTGGCTGGAGTGCTGAAGTACTTGGAACAAATATGCAAAAGTATTTAAGTGGCGATGTCACTTGGGAAAAAATGATTACTGAAGTACGAGAAAAATGGGAAGTGGAGAGAAAGTAA
- a CDS encoding carbohydrate ABC transporter permease, whose amino-acid sequence MELLCVILVIIFLFLPIVWIFITAFKPDAATYTTSVIFKATLDNFKTVFGSSFNLGKYYSNSLIVVLVTLLITIPISILASYSLSRFKMKGKQFFMFAILATQFIPLIVNVIPFFIMFREWGLLDTTLALIIVNLGHTIPYAIWLTKGFIDRIPVDIEEAASIDGANRLQVLWRILLPLAMPGIITATVFCFVITWNEFMFALVLTQQEAVTLPVALSFFTGEKGVMWNQMAAAGIIFVLPTIIFMLLVRKQFVLGMTSGGVK is encoded by the coding sequence TTGGAATTATTATGTGTCATTCTCGTAATCATCTTCCTGTTTTTACCTATTGTTTGGATTTTTATCACTGCCTTTAAACCAGATGCTGCCACCTATACGACAAGCGTTATTTTTAAAGCGACATTGGATAACTTTAAGACAGTTTTTGGATCAAGTTTTAATCTTGGAAAATATTATTCAAATAGCCTGATTGTTGTACTTGTAACATTGCTAATTACAATACCGATAAGTATTCTTGCGTCTTATAGTTTATCGCGGTTCAAAATGAAAGGGAAACAATTCTTTATGTTTGCAATCCTGGCGACACAGTTTATTCCGCTAATTGTTAACGTAATTCCCTTTTTTATTATGTTTAGAGAATGGGGACTACTTGACACAACGCTTGCCCTAATTATTGTAAATCTTGGTCATACAATACCCTATGCGATTTGGCTAACAAAGGGGTTTATTGACCGAATACCAGTCGATATTGAAGAAGCGGCATCAATTGACGGGGCTAATCGGCTTCAAGTTTTATGGCGAATTCTTTTACCACTTGCAATGCCAGGTATTATTACCGCGACTGTTTTTTGTTTCGTGATAACTTGGAATGAATTCATGTTTGCACTAGTTTTGACTCAGCAAGAAGCTGTCACTTTACCAGTTGCCTTATCCTTTTTTACAGGTGAAAAAGGTGTAATGTGGAATCAAATGGCAGCGGCAGGAATTATCTTTGTGTTACCTACAATCATTTTTATGCTGCTTGTTAGAAAACAATTTGTTTTAGGTATGACATCAGGTGGTGTCAAATAA
- a CDS encoding ABC transporter substrate-binding protein: protein MMKYNKIFRLFTVMVLSLSLIIAGCSNVGKEEADVKGKTVKVLLSAGDVGQFNSWKARSSVFSEETGIKVEFIETPYENLLENITSDGIANGGAYDLVVFLDSMGSSVTQFLEPLDDYAAKDEFNIDRWPSSILELSTFDDKLYSLPVRAHVQMLFYRQDIFDKLNLTAPTTWKEFENASKIITEQTDMAGVVPYYGAGNNGQNLFMWTSYLWSNGGEIFNEDMKPIFNSVEGLEATQRYLDLLIKDKVAPGGSVTFGEQDSRTYFKQGKAAMWLGWWWVYSEFNNQESAAPEVAGNVNYAPVPGWEGKEASSNVSTFPIAMMKGSKNKDAAWEVLKWISEPEEELDIVTKTWKDEIPSKEASTVITQIDNLQNEELNNLSNNFYSVGAEGFESAKTLPKIKEWPQVADILSSAISKMATGKPVEETLNDAADQVEKLLDNAGYYEK, encoded by the coding sequence ATGATGAAATACAACAAAATTTTTCGTCTATTCACAGTAATGGTCTTGAGTTTATCTCTGATAATCGCTGGATGTAGCAATGTAGGAAAAGAAGAAGCGGATGTAAAAGGAAAAACAGTTAAAGTACTGTTATCTGCAGGTGATGTAGGTCAGTTTAATTCTTGGAAAGCCAGAAGTAGCGTTTTTTCAGAGGAAACAGGAATTAAAGTTGAGTTTATTGAGACGCCATATGAAAATTTACTTGAAAATATTACTTCTGATGGAATTGCGAATGGCGGAGCCTATGATTTAGTAGTCTTTCTAGATTCAATGGGTTCATCTGTAACACAATTTCTAGAGCCTCTTGACGATTATGCAGCTAAGGATGAATTCAATATAGACCGATGGCCATCATCTATACTGGAACTTTCAACGTTCGATGATAAATTATATAGTCTTCCAGTTCGAGCGCATGTTCAAATGCTATTTTACCGACAGGACATATTTGACAAGCTTAACTTAACTGCGCCAACGACTTGGAAAGAATTTGAAAATGCCAGCAAGATAATTACTGAACAAACAGATATGGCGGGAGTTGTCCCTTATTACGGTGCTGGAAATAACGGACAGAACTTATTTATGTGGACATCATATCTTTGGAGCAACGGCGGTGAAATTTTTAATGAGGACATGAAACCAATATTTAATAGTGTGGAAGGATTAGAGGCTACCCAGCGTTATTTAGATCTTCTTATAAAGGACAAAGTTGCGCCTGGTGGATCCGTCACATTTGGAGAACAAGACTCAAGAACCTATTTCAAACAAGGTAAGGCCGCAATGTGGCTTGGTTGGTGGTGGGTATATTCTGAGTTTAATAATCAAGAGTCGGCCGCACCTGAAGTTGCAGGAAATGTTAATTATGCCCCAGTTCCCGGTTGGGAAGGAAAAGAAGCTTCGTCTAATGTTAGTACATTCCCAATTGCAATGATGAAAGGTTCTAAAAACAAAGACGCTGCATGGGAAGTATTAAAATGGATTTCAGAACCAGAAGAAGAACTTGATATTGTAACAAAAACATGGAAAGACGAAATTCCTTCCAAAGAAGCATCTACTGTAATTACACAAATAGACAACCTACAAAATGAAGAACTGAATAATTTATCAAATAATTTTTATTCTGTTGGTGCAGAAGGTTTTGAGAGTGCAAAAACGCTACCAAAAATAAAGGAATGGCCTCAAGTAGCAGATATTTTAAGTTCAGCTATCTCAAAAATGGCAACAGGAAAACCGGTGGAGGAAACATTAAACGACGCTGCGGATCAAGTTGAAAAGTTGCTTGATAACGCTGGATATTATGAAAAATAA
- the hisD gene encoding histidinol dehydrogenase has product MDYVKRAETIEMAFSNDVEQTVKTIIDNVKENGDQAVKEYEKSFGNSDRPVRVSAEEIENCLQTLPEDVKVLIDRVVDRVSEFAKAQLDCLSPFEKDFGEGIRMGHRIIPIEKVGAYIPGGRFPLLSSGPMVVAPARVAGAKQIVACSPANYKGGIHPAVLYGLVRSGATDIFAIGGAQAIAGMAYGTESIPEVDIIAGPGNMYVAEAKRQVFGKVGIDLIAGPSEVMVFADETATPRKIAADLLAQAEHDPFARAILITTSRLVAESTLQEVTSILQTFSTSSPAHESWKSRGEIICVESLQEGMDICNEYAIEHLHLHAKNSSELVKELYNYGSLFIGEDSSVVFSDKVSGTNHTLPTQRAARYTGGLWVGSYVKILTHQEIKGQGVQFLGAHTEAQSEIEGLEGHKLSATIRIN; this is encoded by the coding sequence ATGGATTATGTGAAGAGAGCAGAAACAATTGAAATGGCGTTTTCAAATGATGTGGAACAGACAGTAAAAACTATTATCGATAACGTTAAAGAAAATGGGGACCAAGCTGTAAAAGAATATGAAAAATCATTCGGAAATTCAGATCGTCCAGTACGTGTAAGTGCAGAGGAAATAGAGAATTGTTTGCAGACCCTCCCTGAAGATGTGAAAGTTTTAATCGATCGTGTTGTAGATAGGGTATCCGAGTTTGCAAAAGCTCAATTGGATTGTTTATCACCGTTTGAAAAAGACTTTGGAGAAGGGATTAGAATGGGGCATAGAATAATTCCAATTGAAAAAGTCGGGGCTTATATCCCGGGAGGAAGATTTCCCTTGCTTTCATCCGGTCCGATGGTTGTGGCACCGGCAAGGGTTGCGGGTGCAAAACAAATTGTTGCCTGTAGCCCGGCTAATTATAAAGGTGGTATTCATCCAGCCGTATTATATGGATTAGTACGTTCGGGGGCTACGGATATCTTTGCAATTGGAGGTGCTCAGGCAATTGCAGGTATGGCATATGGGACTGAATCCATTCCGGAAGTTGATATTATTGCGGGGCCGGGAAACATGTATGTTGCAGAAGCAAAACGCCAAGTATTTGGTAAGGTGGGGATAGACCTCATTGCTGGACCAAGTGAGGTAATGGTCTTTGCAGATGAAACGGCCACACCAAGAAAAATTGCTGCTGATTTACTTGCGCAGGCAGAGCATGATCCATTTGCACGTGCAATCCTTATAACAACTTCGCGATTAGTTGCAGAGTCTACGCTTCAAGAAGTAACAAGTATTTTACAAACCTTTTCAACTTCATCCCCTGCTCACGAATCATGGAAATCAAGGGGAGAGATAATTTGCGTAGAATCATTGCAAGAAGGAATGGACATTTGCAACGAATATGCTATTGAACATTTGCACTTACATGCAAAAAATAGTAGTGAGTTGGTTAAGGAATTATATAATTATGGCTCATTGTTTATTGGTGAAGATAGCTCTGTTGTATTTTCAGATAAAGTTTCTGGGACAAACCATACACTCCCAACTCAAAGAGCCGCAAGGTATACAGGAGGGTTGTGGGTAGGTAGTTACGTGAAAATATTAACTCATCAAGAGATTAAAGGCCAAGGCGTTCAATTTTTAGGTGCGCATACAGAGGCACAATCTGAAATTGAAGGATTAGAAGGCCATAAACTATCTGCAACAATCAGAATAAACTAA
- a CDS encoding carbohydrate ABC transporter permease: MKNRLFKYSLLAPALILIAATTFYPLMRSFWISLHEWDLKESTEIGSFVGVNNYLRAFSDIQFWHSVGVTFIFATSTVLLTLTLSIIVALLLSKDKKYLSYIRAVLIIPFAMSPALIGYSWRFMLNSDYGLFDKIIGILIPPLSDIVWLGTSTTAMLALISVVVWIWLPFMSLMFISGLIGMPEEVFEAAKVDGANTLHIIFKITLPMLRPIILIASILMVMFTLKAFDPVVTLTHGGPGNSTEVLNYFIYKTGFRYFDMGYSAALGYILAFITIIFVFVYMRKLAKGDDWN, encoded by the coding sequence ATGAAAAATAGACTTTTCAAATATAGTTTGTTAGCCCCGGCATTAATCCTTATTGCTGCAACAACGTTTTATCCATTAATGCGCTCTTTTTGGATAAGTCTTCATGAGTGGGATTTAAAAGAATCCACGGAAATAGGTAGCTTTGTCGGGGTGAACAATTACCTTCGTGCATTTTCAGATATACAATTTTGGCATAGTGTGGGAGTAACATTTATTTTTGCAACAAGTACAGTCCTTTTAACGTTAACACTAAGTATCATCGTGGCCCTTTTACTGAGTAAAGATAAAAAATATCTATCATATATAAGAGCCGTGTTAATCATTCCATTCGCTATGAGTCCCGCATTAATTGGTTATTCATGGAGATTTATGCTTAATTCCGATTATGGGTTGTTTGATAAGATTATTGGTATTCTTATCCCCCCTCTGTCGGACATTGTTTGGCTAGGGACAAGTACGACGGCAATGCTTGCACTCATATCAGTTGTCGTTTGGATTTGGCTCCCTTTTATGAGTCTTATGTTTATTAGTGGGTTGATTGGTATGCCTGAAGAAGTCTTCGAAGCCGCAAAAGTGGATGGAGCAAATACTTTACATATCATTTTTAAAATCACATTACCAATGCTAAGACCAATTATTCTAATTGCATCTATTTTAATGGTCATGTTTACATTAAAAGCTTTTGATCCGGTAGTCACGCTAACTCATGGAGGGCCTGGTAATTCAACGGAAGTGCTAAATTACTTCATTTACAAAACTGGTTTTCGTTATTTTGATATGGGTTATTCAGCTGCCCTTGGTTACATTCTGGCGTTTATCACAATCATATTTGTTTTTGTGTACATGAGGAAATTGGCAAAAGGAGATGATTGGAATTGA
- a CDS encoding carbohydrate ABC transporter permease: protein MKYSKRNLMIIELFGLLLALLWLSPFYLMIVNAFKTKKEIFSGVLGLPKELTFDNFIQAFIDLDFFRSLFNSLLITVLAVAIIILFSSMAGYALARNRGKLSGIILMIFVAAMLIPFQSVMIPLVSLFGKAEMLNKAGLIFMYLGFGSSLSIFLYHGAMTGISNSMDEAAIIDGANKFQVFWYIILPLLKPISVTVGILNVIWIWNDYLLPSLILSDSSATIPLKMFLFFGQYTKQWHLALAGLTIAVLPVIIGYFFAQKQIIEGVSEGAVK, encoded by the coding sequence ATGAAGTATAGTAAACGAAATCTTATGATTATAGAATTGTTTGGACTCCTACTTGCTTTATTATGGCTATCTCCCTTCTACTTAATGATTGTTAACGCATTTAAAACAAAAAAAGAAATTTTTTCGGGGGTACTTGGTCTTCCAAAGGAATTAACATTCGACAACTTTATTCAGGCATTTATTGATTTAGACTTTTTTAGATCTCTCTTTAATTCCTTATTGATAACAGTTTTGGCTGTCGCAATTATAATTCTATTTTCATCTATGGCTGGCTATGCACTTGCGCGAAATCGAGGTAAGCTAAGTGGCATTATCTTAATGATTTTCGTTGCGGCAATGCTAATCCCATTCCAGTCGGTTATGATTCCACTCGTTTCGTTATTTGGAAAAGCGGAAATGCTGAATAAAGCAGGTCTAATCTTTATGTATTTAGGATTTGGTTCTAGTTTATCGATATTTTTATATCATGGTGCAATGACAGGCATATCAAATTCAATGGATGAGGCTGCAATTATCGATGGTGCTAATAAGTTTCAAGTATTTTGGTACATTATTCTTCCATTGTTAAAGCCTATTTCGGTTACAGTTGGAATATTAAATGTGATTTGGATTTGGAATGACTACTTACTTCCATCACTAATATTGTCAGATTCCAGTGCAACAATTCCATTAAAAATGTTTCTCTTCTTTGGTCAATATACAAAACAATGGCATTTGGCGTTAGCTGGATTAACAATTGCCGTTCTCCCAGTGATTATCGGTTACTTCTTTGCACAAAAGCAAATTATTGAAGGTGTTTCTGAAGGGGCGGTCAAATGA
- a CDS encoding exonuclease domain-containing protein, with protein sequence MNFLAIDFETANSSRASICSIGIVIVEDGLIKEEIHTYIDPEDEFTYFNTVIHGITEDMVQGAPTFQEYWPEFKRMIKNKVLIAHNASFDMSAMRYALDLLNEPYAEFTYGCSYVFSKKVWPTLFNHKLSTVADHLGISFKHHDALEDARAAALVTLAALENCRTDSLDELSDMHNLQLGLHQADKYTPAGARKRKKSMKVPTRKVDKAHPLFNASVVFTGKLQSMTRGEAAQLVLNCGGVCKNNVTRNTGYLVIGDYDLTSFTEVFASVKMQKVEELINKGHPIKVLGEHDFLRMVT encoded by the coding sequence ATGAACTTTCTAGCAATTGATTTTGAAACAGCAAATAGTTCAAGGGCAAGTATTTGTTCAATCGGTATTGTGATTGTAGAGGATGGTTTGATTAAAGAAGAGATTCATACCTATATAGATCCGGAAGATGAGTTTACCTATTTCAACACTGTCATTCACGGAATTACTGAAGATATGGTTCAAGGTGCGCCGACCTTTCAAGAGTATTGGCCGGAGTTTAAGAGGATGATTAAGAATAAGGTGTTGATAGCACATAATGCTAGTTTTGATATGAGTGCGATGCGTTATGCATTGGATTTACTTAATGAACCGTACGCAGAGTTTACTTATGGTTGTTCCTATGTGTTTTCTAAAAAGGTTTGGCCAACACTTTTCAATCATAAACTGTCTACGGTGGCAGATCATTTAGGCATCAGTTTTAAGCATCACGATGCGCTAGAAGATGCCAGGGCCGCTGCGTTGGTGACTTTAGCAGCATTGGAGAATTGTAGAACTGATTCGCTCGATGAATTATCGGATATGCATAATTTACAATTGGGTCTCCATCAGGCGGACAAGTATACGCCCGCCGGAGCCAGAAAAAGAAAAAAGTCTATGAAAGTTCCGACGCGAAAAGTAGATAAAGCACATCCATTGTTTAATGCTTCTGTCGTATTTACGGGGAAGTTACAGTCGATGACAAGAGGGGAAGCCGCACAACTTGTTTTGAATTGTGGTGGGGTTTGCAAAAATAATGTGACTCGGAATACAGGCTATTTGGTGATTGGCGATTATGATTTAACAAGCTTCACAGAAGTGTTTGCAAGTGTGAAAATGCAAAAAGTTGAAGAACTGATTAACAAAGGCCATCCGATTAAAGTTTTAGGGGAACATGACTTTTTGAGAATGGTGACTTGA